One region of Marivirga arenosa genomic DNA includes:
- a CDS encoding Ig-like domain-containing protein translates to MIKRYISLLFSILIIYACATVQSPTGGEKDEKAPILYESNPADQSINFKGTEIRLFFNEWMKLEQIQNELIITPREEIDYEANLKKQELIIQLEKPLKDSTTYTFNFREALKDITEGNLWENPVIAFSTGPFLDSLEFKGQVENVFTHQAQKDFLVGLYDANYDSADLRQGKPVYFTTTDENGNYRFRNLKAGNYRLYTFRDSNNDLINNSQSEAFGFHSEIISLYDSIGNIELTTYKRNEDTLKLKKYSPVGKDFIIQYNKGIKDYSLINPIDSSQYIYANDVEKSKYIKVYRENFPQLEYETDSVLLISHVIDSTYNNRTDSVYIKFRESRVTNDSIKILTKPEGKITSGIQEFELSTTKPIFDINYDSIQIRYDSIPVYRIDNKNVKISANKKNISILTKLDKSQVEATIDSITAYLSTLNTDTTTNENDSVSNETDTLSKNISENKQLYNSNNTSNSKKSNLNLYIGQAAFIGIEKDSSKSSSTKIEFKQAEEYGIIKGKVIGAEVPFVVELLDEEFNVLDSISNQEEYTFQYVEPGDYKLRLLKDQNNNQKWDAGNPFTLKESEKYIFLNELITVKANWEVIDKNFDLSVENEVDNSVKEEDL, encoded by the coding sequence GGAGAAAAAGATGAAAAAGCACCAATCTTATATGAATCCAATCCAGCTGATCAATCCATTAACTTTAAGGGAACTGAGATTAGATTATTTTTTAATGAATGGATGAAATTAGAACAAATACAAAATGAATTAATAATCACACCTAGAGAAGAAATTGATTATGAAGCCAATTTGAAAAAACAAGAATTAATAATTCAATTAGAAAAACCTTTAAAAGATTCGACCACTTACACTTTTAATTTCAGAGAGGCATTAAAGGATATAACTGAAGGAAATTTATGGGAGAACCCAGTTATAGCATTTAGCACTGGTCCATTCTTAGATTCTTTAGAATTTAAGGGTCAAGTAGAAAATGTATTTACTCACCAAGCTCAGAAAGATTTTTTAGTAGGTCTGTATGATGCAAATTATGATTCAGCAGATTTAAGACAAGGTAAGCCTGTATACTTTACAACTACTGATGAAAATGGTAATTATCGTTTTAGAAATTTAAAAGCAGGTAATTATCGACTTTATACTTTCAGGGATAGTAATAATGATTTAATAAATAATTCGCAATCTGAAGCATTTGGATTCCATAGTGAAATAATTTCCCTATATGATAGCATAGGCAATATTGAGCTGACTACTTACAAAAGAAATGAGGACACGCTTAAACTAAAAAAATATAGCCCAGTTGGTAAGGATTTTATTATTCAATATAATAAAGGAATAAAAGATTACTCTCTAATCAATCCTATTGATTCTAGTCAATATATATATGCAAATGATGTAGAAAAATCAAAATACATAAAAGTCTACAGAGAGAATTTTCCACAGTTAGAATATGAGACAGATTCTGTTTTATTAATAAGTCATGTTATAGATTCAACATATAATAATAGAACTGATAGTGTATACATTAAATTCAGAGAAAGTAGAGTAACAAATGATTCAATTAAAATACTTACAAAACCCGAAGGTAAAATAACATCTGGTATTCAAGAATTCGAGCTTTCAACCACTAAACCAATATTTGACATTAATTATGATTCAATTCAAATCAGATATGATAGTATTCCAGTATACAGAATTGATAATAAAAACGTAAAGATATCTGCAAACAAAAAAAATATAAGCATTTTAACAAAACTTGATAAATCCCAAGTTGAAGCTACTATCGATAGTATTACAGCTTATTTATCAACGCTCAATACTGATACTACCACAAATGAAAATGATAGTGTAAGCAATGAAACAGATACATTATCAAAAAACATAAGTGAAAACAAGCAATTATATAACTCAAATAATACATCCAACTCAAAGAAAAGTAATTTAAATCTCTATATAGGACAGGCTGCTTTTATTGGAATAGAAAAGGATAGCAGTAAAAGCTCTTCTACAAAAATAGAATTCAAACAAGCTGAAGAATATGGAATTATAAAGGGCAAAGTAATCGGAGCTGAAGTTCCTTTTGTTGTTGAATTACTTGATGAAGAATTCAATGTGTTAGACAGCATTAGCAATCAGGAAGAATATACATTTCAATATGTAGAACCTGGTGATTATAAACTTAGGTTATTAAAGGATCAAAATAATAATCAAAAATGGGATGCTGGTAATCCATTCACATTAAAAGAGAGTGAAAAATACATCTTTTTAAACGAATTAATTACGGTCAAAGCCAATTGGGAAGTTATAGACAAAAACTTTGATTTGAGTGTGGAAAACGAAGTGGATAATAGTGTAAAAGAAGAGGACTTATAA